TttactgtaatttaaattgaagttGTATCACATTACCTGCAAGGCCACATTGTGACAGATATGGCAGACCTTGACCTGGTCTTGATACAACATCCGAATATATGGCTCCAGCTCCATTATACATCGAGTGGAGAGAGAGTAGTCACCATTTTTCTGAAGGAAAGACAAACACAGATTGCAAGTCAATCAGTGGCACAAGATAGTGAGTGTGCACAAGAAGCAATAACTGCATGCATAGAATGTGTCTTCAGAGACAGCACCTCATTCAGCCACTTATCCTGAACAAGCCTGTTCAGTACATGTTCCGTTTCTCTTTTCTTTAGCTTTTTTGTCTGGAGGCTGTCGGCACAGTTAAGAATGTCTGTGGAAGAGGCGGTTCCATTGTCAGAGTCCACAATTAGGTCCATctaaaaaacaaatacaaaaataagaaCATGCCAGTTGTTACAGAGATATTCAAATGTTATTTAATTCTTAAGTCTTATTGTCAGTCATTTACCATTTACTAAAAACAGCATACTCACTGTTTTTCGGAATAATTCCAACTCATTGTCTGCATAATCAGTTGACATCCTGGTCACATCAGTTTCAGCCATGTTCACCTGAACAGAAGAAGATGTCAGCAGGAAAAATAAGAGCAGTtcatgatggtagtagtagtaaaatAGCTTTGTGAATGAATTTGATTAGTGTCACTGACCAAAGCATGATACTGAAGACCATCCTCCTCAGACATCCCTTTTCTGATCTGCATGAACATGGGCTGCAGCTGGGCATTGATAACCTCGATGAATTCATCGAGTTTATCATGAGCATAGTGTGCTGTATAAAAAGGGGTACATGCGAGTGGCCctcaacaaaaacatttttggaCAGTTTCTCAGACCTAGATTAAGCCTATTCCTGGACCTAAAGGCACTTTCAATAGAGAATCTCTATTGTGTCTAGAAAACTGGACCTTTGAGTTTAAGGGTTTACCATACAGACACTTTGCTGACAAAAAATAAACAGTAGAGAACCAGGGGCAAAATAGTATGCAGCTATGCTGTTCTTACCACCGTGAGCCTCACAGCAATGCCGGTGGAGAGCCCTTGCCTTGGCACCATCAATGATCCCATTGACCATCATGGTTTGCAGGAACCTTTTATGGCTTTCTCCCAGTGGTCGAGCCATGGTGCAAGGAAAGCCCTAGAAAAAAAATTCAACAACGATTTTGAATAAGCAGAATTTGAGGGTGTGAGATTCCATTGGACCCCACACAATGTGGTTGACCAATAATTGCTAGTGCTTCGATAAGCCAATTTGCCTCTTTGCATTATGGCTGACGTTAGCTCACAGATGAAAGTGgttagctacactgaacaaaaatataaacgcaacatgcaaagtgttggtcccatgtttcatgagctgaaataaaagatcccagaaatgttccatacgcacaaagcttatttctctcaaatgttgtaccgaaacttgtttacatccctgttagtgagcattcctcctttgccaagacaatccaacTGACAAGTGTGACGTATCAAGAagcggattaaacagcatgctcattacacaggtgcaccttgtgcttgtgACAATAAAATACCGTTCTAAAATAtgtactttgtcacaacacaatgccacagatgtctcaagttctgagggagcatgcaattggcatcctGACTGCCGGAATGTCCATCtgagcttttgccagagaatgtaatgttaatttctgtaccataagccacttccaacgtcgttttagagaatttggcattacgtccaaccggcctgacaactgcagaccacgtgtacggcatcgtgtgggcgagctgtcaacgttgtgaacagagtgctccatggtgggttatggtatgtgcaggcataagctactgacacacacaattgcatttttatcgatggcaatttgaatgcacagagatacagtgatgagatcccgaggcccattgttgtgccattcagccattgcctcatgtttcagcatgataacgcacggccccatgtcgcaaggatctgtacacagttcctggaagctgaaaatgtctcagttcatccatggcctgcatactcaccagacatgtcacctgttgagcatgttttggatgctctggatcaacatctacaacagtgtgttccagttcccgccaatatccaacaacttcgcacagccattgaagagtgggacaacattccacaggccacaatcaacagcctgatcaactctatgcaaagaagatgtgtcacactgcatgaggcaaatggtggtcacaccagatactgaccggttttctgatccatgcgcCAACAGATGCACGTCtaatcccagtcatgtgaaatccattagattagggcctaatgaatatatttcaattgactgatttccttatatgaagtgtaattcagtaaaatctttgaaattgttgtgtgttgcatttatatttgtgtttagtATAGTTATCTCTAGCTGTCAAacagtaatgttagctagctcgcTCAGGGTTCGTGTGTAGCTCTCCGGTAGTAATAGACAACGCAACTCACACACAAAGACCTCATACACACGCAGACTCCTGTACTcacactgactgtactgactgtcttacccattcaccctctgaatggcacacatacacaatccatgtctcaattgtctcagggcttaaaaatcctccccttcatctacactgattgaagtggatttaacatgggatcatagctttcacctggattcacctggtcagtctatgtcatggaaagagcaggtgttcctaatgttttgtacactcagtttttGTGTATAtagatctctcacacacacacacacacacacgccgatACTCACAAACACATCCAACGTTGTGAGAAGGAGGTAGCCGGAACCCAATATGGTGACCGGAGTATGGGCgagtgggtgtgtcaaaaggaaaggagtgggtgtgtggaaagCACTCTGCTATAGGTTACACCAAAGACAGAAGAGtagggtttagaaactctgtcaGACGGTTTTAATTGAGCAgtgttgtttattttttgtttctTACCACGCCGCTACCGTACATTTGAGCTACAGTACCGTGAGAGTTTGGACTTTTGTTTTGAAGCCAGAGGATGAGTCTTGAGTCGGATTTCACTGTTTTAAACAAATACTTTTACATTCAGTTAATAAACTGAAGACagtttttaataaaaaataatgatTGATGATGGGTGTACTGTTGCTTTATGGGTTGTATGCGTATGCTTACTGTGACTATCACCCTGATATTGGctactaggtagctacttcccacGCCGTTGCCGGACAGTAGTGCTTGTCAAGCAGGAGCGAAGGGCACTGTGTCCCGGTGTCGTTGCCATTCATGCCCTTCCTATTGAGTAGTAGACTATGTATGTATCAAGGTGACATCTAGATGGCTATCAATATTAGTTATTTCTTGTGTAGGCTGCTATCAAATACATGTATAACTAACACAAGATACTTCATCTGTGTCGTTTAGAGTGGGAGGAAATTAAgaatagtgggcagaacaagtaaGGAGGTGGGCAAAGCCAAGTACaagctagtgagatcctattggcgcgttgtagcatgtatttgcatatttctgttCGGGAATGCATCCTCTGGGAAGTGTCTTTGTGCACAAACTCAATTCGACCATGCACTCCTAaactgattggtcaacaagcttatttgacacgtcaaaagacccaaatggcgttccatagaaatcctgtttgagaatgaaacgactgaacaaatgaacaaagaaacagcacagcaagtaagtgaaagaaataggttttgattatgttttactggtaatggggacatacataaatgccaacaaaataaccttttggtcagtgtggtgtgtgtgtgtaacctttatttaaaaaggcaagtcagttaagaacaaattcttatttacactgagatgcagtgccttagaccgctgcatccatatgtgtgtgttaactatttaactgtaatagaatgcttaaaaggccgctaaaattttaaatatcggttatcggtatcgttttttttttggcaaggaagaTATCGGTATCgtccaaaaatgtcatatcggtgcaaacatatgttttcataccctacattactcatctcatatgtatatactgtactctataccattactgcatcttgccatcttgatgtaatgtatcactagccactttatacactgctcaaaaaaataaagggaacacttaaacaacacaatgtaactccaagtcaatcacacttctatgaaattaaactgtccacttaggaagcaacactgattgacaataaatttcacatgctgttgtgcaaatggaatagacaaaaggtggaaattataggcaattagcaagacacccccaaaaaaggagtgattctgcaggtggtgaccacagaccacttctcagttcctatgcttcctggctgatgttttggtcacttttgaatgctggcggtgctttcactctagtggtagcatgagacggagtctacaacccacacaagtggctcaggtagtgcagttcatccaggatggcacatcaatgcgagctgtggcaaaaaggtttgctgtgtctgtcagcgtagtgtccagagcatggagacgctaccaggagacaggccagtacatcaggagacgtggaggaggccgtaggagggcaacaacccagcagcaggaccgctacctccgcctttgtgcaaggaggtgcactgccagagccctgcaaaatgacctccagcaggccacaaatgtgcatgtgtcagcatatggtctcacaaggggtctgaggatctcatctcggtacctaatggtagtcaggctacctctggcgagcacatggagggctgtgcggccccacaaagaaatgccaccccacaccatgactgacccaccgccaaaccggtcatgctggaggatgttgcaggcagcagaacattctccacggcgtctccagactctgtcacgtctgtcacatgtgctcatgtgctcagtgtgaacctgctttcatctgtgaagagcacagggcgctaGTGGCggatttgccaatcttggtgttctctggcaaatgccaaacgtcctgcacggtgctgggctgtaagcacaacccccacctgtggacgtcgggccctcataccaccctcatggagtctgtttctgaccgtttgagcagacacatgcacatttgtggcctgctggaggtcattttgcagggctctggcagtgcacctccttgcacaaaggtggaggtagcggtcctgctgctgggttgttgccctcctacggcctcctccacgtctcctgatgtactggcctgtctcctggtagcgcctccatgctctggacactacgctgacagacacagcaaacctttttgccacagctcgcattgatgtgccatcctggatgaactgcactacctgagccacttgtgtgggttgtagactccgtctcatgctaccactagagtgagagcaccgccagcattcaaaagtgaccaaaacatcagccaggaagcataggaactgagaagtggtctgtggtcaccacctgcagaatcactccttttttgggggtgtcttgctaattgcctataatttccaccttttgtctattccatttgcacaacagcatgtgaaatttattgtcaatcagtgttgcttcctaagtagacagtttgatttcacagaagtgtgattgacttggagttacattgtgttgtttaagtgttccctttatttttttgagcagtgtataatgttttcataccctacattactcatctcatatgtatatactgtactctataccatctactgcatcttgcctatgccgttcgggcatcacttattcatatatttttatgtacatattcgtattcattcctttacacttgtgtgtataaggtagttgttgtgaaattgttaggttatattacttgttagatattactgcatggtcgtaaactagaagcacaagaatttcactccactcgcattaacatctgctaaccatgtgtatgtgacaaataaatttgacTTGATATTGGTCattaacgtaaactcgtacatcgccttggtccgtacaattgcccttattttagcgccccaaaaacgtaatacttccagatcaactgtaatgtcaataccattgtaaagcacaatttctcccctttccaacattatcaattacatgacctaaacgcagCCCATTTCTGCATAATtgaagcaggcaatgagccccgtcgggtctttttaaaaatggcgggtggggaagcgaaactaatgcgtgatggtgagaaggagagatgtgtgggagaattgctttttttcactcaatctgtccaacttatcgccTCTaacatgtaaataaaacactataaagagttcatataatgtgtcattacatacctatttgaatgtttgtgtcgaatttgaaatcgggttttagggcggtgctaaagtgatcttagaagtaaacagcggctttgagaatgatgatcgcatgcaatgatgatgcAAAAAaatactaggtatcccccttactccgtcactgtccatttcttgtttttaaacgatgagaaaagtgctacacctggtggagagagattgtaagacagaaataggtAACTGatggtccgttttttcaacttttctccaatactatagagccattaccatgtcgatcaacgcttgaatagaaaacTAGTTCACACCctcgattttgaagtcaacacagtcccattagttttctttgtagcctcgtttgaatgttgcggacttttgtacggaatggggtgagtttctGAAATTAGTGAtttcttgttttttattatttGTGTAGCGGTTTGACATTTTTGCTTGACGATTATgcgctagtaacacaagcatttcgctgcatccacaataacatctgctactgTGTAAGGcaacgcgaccaataaactttgattgggCTAGTCAGTTATTGTTAGccaaccagcagtaacaacatgtcAGCAAATGTTCCGAACAAAATAGACCAGCACAGCGTATAgcaaaaacaatatatatataatatacaacaCATATATTAAATTTCAAACAACAGCATCCCCACTCACCAGGCAAGTCAGTCGTTGCTCTGTTTTGTTAATGCTGGTACCTTTTACTTCTGtcaaaagttagctagctagctttgtttacGCGGGTTGAACGTGAGACTTGCACGGGCCTACCTCTTCCTCTGTAGTTACGTTTACTGTGTTTCTGGAATACTATCTTGAAGCCAAGGTGCTACCGCCCCCAGGCGGACTGGTAGACCAAAAGTGTCTCAAGCAAAAAGGCAAACATAGTGCAGTAGCTATTGTTTAGATTGGAAACTATGTGGCTCGGTGTTCCATGTATTTATCTGAAACTGGACTTCCAATAGATCAAGTTGCAAAAACATTGCAATATTATTAAGACGTCATTGATGGAATTCGAAGTTGGTAATCAAAAACAAAGCGTACGTGCGTGCGATATGGTCATACAAGGAAGAGGCCAAACTTCCCATGAAAGGTGTGTCCTATTGGATCTGTAATTTCCAGTAAGCAATTCGTAGTTgtcaaaacagcagctctttcTATTTGTGTAAAGTGACAAATGATTGTTACCACTCTAGATCGTATGaagactatatactgtattatagattcattgttttttgtttgttctttTAAAGGAATGAGTACTTCCTCAAAATTATAATTTATCATTGTGTGGGTGAGTGA
The sequence above is a segment of the Salvelinus alpinus chromosome 1, SLU_Salpinus.1, whole genome shotgun sequence genome. Coding sequences within it:
- the LOC139578050 gene encoding non-structural maintenance of chromosomes element 1 homolog produces the protein MARPLGESHKRFLQTMMVNGIIDGAKARALHRHCCEAHGAHYAHDKLDEFIEVINAQLQPMFMQIRKGMSEEDGLQYHALVNMAETDVTRMSTDYADNELELFRKTMDLIVDSDNGTASSTDILNCADSLQTKKLKKRETEHVLNRLVQDKWLNEKNGDYSLSTRCIMELEPYIRMLYQDQVKVCHICHNVALQCQTCENPTCGIKIHTPCVARYFKGRTDPRCPACEDFWPHEIPDVYRPPSSQSETQSAAKENTAPAPTPRSTAQTRRTRRS